The genome window TCCCGGCTCGGTCCCCTCACCATGCCCTCCGCAGCGCTCCCTACCTTGGTGGCAGGTGGGCGGATGTGAGCCAGCAGCTTATAGACATTCCAGTTGTTCTGAAAGCTCCTAAAAATCGGGGAAGTTGGGGTTTTGAGACATTTTGAGGACATTGGGgttgcagggacagggacatggaggTGCCACCCACCGGCCCCGCAGCTTCACCGCATCCTCGAAGCGTCCTTCGTTCATGGCTGTGGTGACGTCCTTGGtctgggggcacagagggggaTTGGGGTGGGACTGGGATTTCCTGGGTGGGATTGGGGTGTCCTAGGATGGGATTAGGGTGTCCTGGGTAGGATTGGAGTGTTTtggatgggattggggtggaatggggtgtcctggggtgggatccatccctggggctggcttGGGGGCACTCCCTGGAGAGTTTGGGGACATCTTAGGGATGGGAACCATCTTAGGGATGGTTTGGGAACCATCCCTGGACTGGGTCTGGGGCCACTCCCGGTGTCCCCCCATTCCCACTCACCACCTGGACACATTCCATGAGGGGCAGACGCACGGCCTGGTTGCCGGACAGACTGACCACGCAGGCCGGCGTCTCCGGTGTCCCCTCCAGCAGCGCCATCACAGCCTCCACACCCATCCTGCTGGCCTGAGGGGACATCAGGGGTGTCACCTCCCAAGGGGGGCTGTCAGTCACCTCCAGGTCCCCTCCTTTGGGACTGGGGTGAGGAAGGAGGTGCCCACCAGGATGCGGTCGAAGGCTGAGGGGGTTCCCCCACGCTGGACGTGGCCCAGGATGGTCACCCTGGTGTCGTACCCCAGACGTTTCAccaccagctgcagggacacaggagagCTCTAGGACTGGCCCCAAAAAGGGAGGGGGCAAAGGGGGATGTACCCTgtgtccccccatccccactCACAGCTTTGATCTCGTCCGAGGTGATGGCCTTGCCGTGCTTGTCAATGGCACCCTCAGCCACGATGATGATGTTGAGCCTGGAGCCACCGTCACGGGTCTGGGGGGATCACAGGGTGTcaacagggatggggacagggggagatcatccatccatccatccatccatccatccatccatccatccatccatccatccatccatccatccatccatccatcatccatcccacCTCAGCCAGCCTCCTGCACAGGTGCTCCTCCCAGTTGTCCTCGGGGGGTGACTCAGGGATGAAAACCCAATCAGCACCGCAGGCCAGGGCTGTGATCAGCGCCAGGTACCTGAAATGGGGCCAAAAACTGCTTTTGAGCCACTTCccccagtttttggggtgacaaGAACCCCTCCTAGGTGCCACCAGAACGTACCCGCAGTGCCGCCCCATCACCTCCAGCACAAAAGTCCTCTGGTGGCTGCGGGGACAAGAAAGCGTCACCCACCCGAAACGGGAACACCGAGGGTCTGGGGACAACGAGGGTGTCCTTGTCACCTCTGCGCCGTGGTGGTGATGGCGTCCACGATCTCCATGATGCGGTGCAGCGCCGAGTCGGTGCCGATGGTCATGTCGGTGCCACAGAAGTCGTTGTCGATGGAGCCCACCATGCCCACAATGTTCAGGTGGCTCGAGCGCTGCGCCTCCTCTGCCGTGATGCCACCTGGGGAGGGAGTGGGCAGGAGGGAGACGCCATCCCCAGATGGTCACTTGAGGGGTAGAGGTGTCAAAGGGATTGTTTGGGGGGAAAACACTCAGCTTTGGGTGACAAAACCCCGTATTTTTGTGTAGGACACCTTGATTTTGGAAACAAAGTTTTTTTGGAATCACAAACCTTCCCACACCCTCCTTTCTGATGTGGGACCCCCCCAGAATGTCCGCTTAGGGGGAAGCAGTGCCACAAATCtctgttttgggggaaaacctCAAATTTTTGAGTGCCACACCCTGCTTTTTTTAACCAcactctcttttccttctgtatcCCCCTTTAAAACATCTTCAACAGTGCCCCAAACTTCCataattatagaaaaaaaaaaccaatttttgaGTTTCACATCCTGATTCAAAACCAAACCTTTCCACACCTCCTGTTCTCTCTGTGCCCCCCTACAAAACGTTCCCTTGGGGAGCAAAAGTGTCCTAAACTTCATAAGTAGGGAAGAACACCACATTATTATGTGcgaaaccccaaatttttgcgTGCTTTTGAACCCAAACCTCTCTCTTTTGACCCCAACCctttccctctgtccccctccctctccctcaccCCAGGGGGGTTTCGGGGctcccccggtgtccccccccATACCGGttttgagcagctctgccaggagcccGCCCCACTCGGCACGGAAGGTGTCGGCGCCGGTGAGGCTGCCATCGCCGCCGATCACACACAGGTTGGTGATGCCGCGCTTGACCAAGTTCCGCGCGGCACGCAGCCGCCCTTCGCGCGTGCGGAAATCCTGGCAGCGCGCGCTGCCGATCACCGTGCCACCCTGGGGAGGGATGGCGGGGCACGGCTGGCCTCGGGGCTGGCTGTCCGTCCCTGTGTCTATCCACCCGTCCCATCCCCGCACCTGTACCTGTGTGTCCATCCACCTATCCCATCTCCatgtccatccctgtgtccatccacCCCTCTGTCCAtccacccatcccatccccatgtccatccctctgtccatccccccatcccatccccatgtGTGTCCCTatgtccatccctgtgtccacccttccctccctccccccatcccagctctgcttttgggtcattttctgctgagcccaggctcAGACTGGAACCAGTGAGGGGCAAACTGGGACCAGTGAGGGGCATGCCCAgtgcctccccagcccaggaggggaTTCCCAAGTGTCCCCCTGTCCATGTGTtcccctgtctgtgtgtccccctATCCATGTGTCACCCTGTCCGTGTCCCTCACCAGCTGCAACATCATGGACACGCTTTCCCACGTGGCCTCCCTGATGTGGTCACCACCGTCCACCAGCCCCTGGTagccctgtggggacagagTGGACAGTGGTTCAAGGACaccttttcccaaattttgtgGTGAGGctgtggaattttggggctggggctgacaCTGACCTCACACACGAAGAACACCTTGGCCCCGGTGTAGATCCCCACGCGCACCACGGCGCGCACGGCCGCGTTCATCCCTGTGGGGCACCGCCATCATCCTGTCACCCCTTGGTGACATCCCCAAGcctctgtcacctccctgcGGCTGCCACCCCTCGGTGGACACCCCAAATCTGTCCACCCCGcgccccccctgtcccccccctCGCAGCTGCCACCGCCTGAGTTATTTTTGCCCCAGTGACCTTTGGTGGTAGCGCCTGACATGGGTGACAAACacgggggtggggggaggggacactCCGGGGGGGCCCCCATGGCCTGGCACCCCCCCACGTCTGTCCACCCCCCATCCTTAGgatccccagaaaaatcccaaatcttgGGAGGAATCCTTGGAATTTTGGGCAATCCTGATTATTTTGGCTCAGTGCCAAAGTGCCACCGGTGCCCACTTGGAGTCCCCTGCCCGGATTTTGTCACCGTTGTTTCCCTCTGCTATCCCAAAACTCCTCGAGCTCCAcccgaccccaaacccccaccaaGGTCATTCCCAGAACCTCAATCCAGGGAAAACCCTGATGGTTGTGGCATCAAAATCCCGATTTTTACCTCCAAAGGAGAGGTTTTAGGGActtgggggggatttttagggattttggggggaattttggggggaggggaggggaatttggggcgaGGATTCCGGGATCCCAAGGCATTTGCGGAGTtttgggggagaggggagaaattcggggggatctggggggattTCCAGGGATTTCAGGCTGGGGATTTCTAGGGATTTTGGATCCCGGGGGCTTTGGGGTCCTCTTACCCTGCGCGTCCCCCCCTGAGGTAAGGACGGCGATGGCTTTGCCGGCGCCCATGGTCTCGGTGTGCTGGGGTcccgcggggctcgggggcattttcctgcctggaaaaaatCGGGAAATTCGGGCAAATCCCAAGGCGGGAAGGGCGGCTCTGACCCTCCGGGTGGCGCTGCCAGCGCAGAGTGGCACCGCTGGGGAGGAACGCGGCGACACTGGGACAGCCCCGCTGCCACCGCCGGGACACTCCCGCCCGGGGGGGCGTGGGGGGACTCCTTACTGGGAGTCCTCGTTACTGGTCCCAGTCTCGATTCCCTACTGGGGCCAGGCTGTCCTTAGTGGTCCCAGCCTCCCCTTACTGATCCCAGTTTGTCTGTACTGGACCCAGTGCATATtttctctgggagctgctctgtccttCTTACTGGTGCCAGTCTCTGTTCCTTGCTGGTGCCAGTCTGTCCTTACTGGTCCCAGTTtgttttccctgccctgctctccttaATGGTCCCAGTCCCTCTTTAGCGGGGCCAGTTTGTCCTCACTGGTCCCAGTCCCTGttcccagtgggagctgctgtgtcctCCTTACTGGTGCCACTTTGTCCTTACTGGTCCCAGTTTGTTCTTACTGGTTCCAGTCTTTAGTCCCAGTGGGAGCGGCTCTGCATCCCTTACTGGTGCCAGTTTGTCCTTACTGGTGCCGCTCTGTCCTTACCGGTTCCGGTCTGGATTCCCTGTTCATCCCAGTCTCTATTCCCTGTGGTTACTGGTCTGCCCTCCTTACTGGTGCCAGTTTATCCTCCTTACTGGTCCCAGTCCATCCTTACCAGTCCCTGTCTGTGTTCCCTATGGGACTCTGCGCTCCTCACTGGCTCCAGACTGCTTTCCTTACTGGTCCCAGCCCCCATTCCCCGCCTCTCCCGTTTCCAGCTCCCCGCCGGTCCCAGTCTGGGGGCGTTACTGGTGCCAGTTGCTGTTCCCTGCTGGTTCCAGTACCTCTCCCTAACCGGTTCCAGTCCATCGCCAGTCCCGGTGCGGGGCCGTTACCGGTCCGGGTCGCTGTTCCCGGTGGgatctgctctgctttcctaACTGCTCCCAGTCCCCGTTCCCTGCCGCTGCCTCTCCCGGCTCCGGTTCCGTCCCGGTCCGCGGGCGTTACCGGTGCCGGTCCGCAGGCGTTACGGGGCCGTTAGTGGTGCCAGTCCCGCTGCCCACCGGGAGCACTGACCTGCGGAgcgccgccggcccggcccgggcgggaggaaggacagcaggaggaggaggaggagcgcGGCCACGGAGAGCGCGGCCGGGGCCACGAACCGGGACAGCGCCGGGGCCACCGGGACGGCCACCATGGCCCGGGGACAGCGCCACCATGGCCCGGACACAGCGCGGGGACACGGGCTGGGACCTGGGATTGGCCGCGGGGAGCGCTGTAATGGGATCGGGGTGACGGGATCGGCTGTAACGGGATCGCCCGTTATGGGATCAGGGTAACGGGATCGGTGTAACGGGATCGGCTGTGACGGGGTCACTGTAATGGGATCGGCTGTAACGGGATCGGCTGTAACGGGATCGCCCGTTATGGGATCAGGGTAACGGGATCGCTGTAATGGGATCGGCTGTGACGGGATCGGGGTAACGGGATCGGCTGTAATGGGATCGCCCGTTATGGGATCAGGGTAACGGGATCGGGGTAACGGGATCGGCTGTAACGGGATTGGGGTAACGGGATCGGCTGTAGGGTCCAGCTACTGTGGGATTGACTGTAATAGGATCGGCTATTATGGGATAGGCTGTACCAGTTTTGGATGTAGGGACCAGCTGTAACAGGACTGACCACAGGGAGAAACTTGGGATGGGATCAGCTGTAACGGGGCCGACTGTGACAGGATCGATCGGTGGTAGGGACTCACACACAGAGTGACCCCTCCATAGGGTCGCAGCCCCCACAGAATGACCCCCTATAGGGTCACAGCCCCCAGAGAATGACCCCCCGCCACAGAGTAACCCCTATAGGGTCACCCCCCCCCCCCGTCCAGGGCGGCCCCTCCTTTCTGGCTGCCCCCCCTGGACCTCCCAGCCGCCAGGGGGCGCTCTGCGCTTCCAGCAATGCGCGGCTCGCTCCCCTGCTCTGGCGGCACTTCCGGCAGCCCTGGCGCCGCTCACTTCCGCttccgccgcctcctcctcgcTGCCGCCGCGGAGCCCGGGAGAGCCGCGCGCGCTCGGGACGCTTCTGCTTCCATTTCCGCTTCCGgcgcggcggccgggccggctGAGGCGAGAgaagcggcggcggctccggaCCCTGCTCCGCTCCCGGACCGCGCTCCTCCCTCTCCCGCTGCCCTCACACCGGActccgccgccgccgggccTTTTCCCGTGCCCGGTCCTGCCGCTGCCCGGGGCCgaggcggcggcgctgcccccCATGAGGATGGAGGCCCGGGAGGCggcgcgggcccggcccggcctggccTTCAAGGGTTTCGGCGCCGAGAGCAAGGTACGGAgtggggggcgcggggccggggcgtTCCCGGGCTCTGTTTCCACcgggccggagccgccgccgctcctTCCCTCACGGAACCGCCGCGGGATATGGGCGGGAAGCGGATTTGGGAATATTCGGGACAATTCTTCCGTCTCAGGGGATCCTAGGGCACTTCCAGCCGCGCTTTCTCTGGGGAAACCCAGCCTGGAAACCGCAGAAGTCAAATCCCAATCCCGTTTTTGGGAATTGCCGGTTCCCGGCGTGGGAATTCCGCCTGGAATGTGGCGGGAACGGGGAGCCCAAGTGTGGGACCCACCGCGGGTCTGGAGCTGCGAAATTCAGGATTTTCCCAGTAGTTTTTGGTTTCTTGCTGCTCCATAAATTCTCTCCATAAAATATGGGAGTTGTAACCTTTAGAagctgggaattttgggagtttggggagCTGTGATGGGTAGGAATTGCAAACCTTAGGAACTGTAAACTTGGGGAATTATTAATTTTAGGAAttgtgaattttgggaattgtgAAGTCTTGCCACCATTCCCAATCAACCCTGGGAAcacccttcccttttccctgtaaTTTTCCTGGATTCTTCCCTGGCATTTTCCCACTTCTAAGCAAAATATtggaatttttcccattcttttttccccccagtttttcctccccaaactcagcagcttctcctgccctgctgggaactcctcctgctccctcagctACACCCCAGGTGagttttccctctggaatttgggatttgggggtgttttccCTAAAAACAATGCCCGGAGAAGGGGAAATCTGGGTTTTTCTGGGAACTCCCAgtgtttttcccctcagaaattCCTGAAAGATTCCCAGGAGCCAACGGGCAGTGGAGGAGCTCCAAACCCAGAGGGAGCCGAGGCTCCTTCCTGGAGACCCGTAAAAATTCCAGGTGGGTGCAGCAGATCTCAGATTTCCACGTTTTGGttgatatttttgggggggttttagttggggttttggagttttGTGATTTGacaattttggggggggggtttatttttgggatttttggatggttttattttctttttgggggggattttttggtgggtttagtttgggattttggttATTTGCAGGAGaatgtttgagattttttggtggggatttggattcttggtggttttttttttatttgggagtTTGAAGCAGAGGGGATTCAGGGAATTtaattggggggtttggggatttttttttatttttttaatttgtgggatttttggggcttcATTTGGAATCTGGACCGTTTCGTTTCTCCTTCCGCGCAAccttttgtgattttatttgaGATTTGAAACCGATTTTTCAGGATTTGCAACAAACCTGCggtgtttttccttccttccagcgGGAACCCCAGcgcttttgggggaaaatccgCCCTCCATGGAGCCTCCTTCCCCCTGAAGCCGGCCCCGAGCCCCTCCTGGAGCCGCCGCAGCCCCAAGAAGGCCCCGCGGCGCTTCCTGAGCGCGGCCGAGGAGGTGACGGGGGAACCCGGGGGGATCCCAggggtttgtgggtttggggtgttccggcagagctgggaatggggaaatcctgggaaatccCGGGGGTTTGTGGGCTTGGGGTgttctggcagagctgggaatggggaaatcccaggaaatcccgggggtttgtggggttggggtgttccagcagagctgggaatggggaaatcctgggaaatccGGGGGTTGTGGGTTGGGTGTTCCGGcgagctgggaatggggaaatgggggtgtGTTGGGGTGTTCCcgagctgggaatggggatccaGGAATCCgggggtttgtggggttggGGTgttctggcagagctgggaatgggggaaatcctgggaaatcccgggggtttgtggggttggggtgttccagcagagctgggaatggggaaatcccaggaaatcccgggggtttgtggggttggggtgttccagcagagctgggaatggggaaatccCGGAAATCCCGGGGGTTTGTGGGGTTCGGGTGTTccggcagagctgggaatggggaaatcccaggaaatcccgggggtttgtggggttggGGTGTTccggcagagctgggaatggggaaatcccaggaaatcccgggggtttgtggggttggGGTGTTccggcagagctgggaatgggggaaatcctgggaaatccCGGGGGTTTGTGGGCTTGGGGTgttctggcagagctgggaatggggaaatccCGGGAAATCCCGGGGGTTTGTGGGCTTGGGGTGTTCCGGCCGAGCTGGTGGCACATCTGGCGTTAAACACCAAACTCCTGGGGTTTTCCAGCCctaaatcccaattttttggggggtttttctCAGCATTGCCTTCGTGGGATTCCACCAGATCCCTGAGTTTGGGGGGAATCGCTGGGATCAGTGGATTCCAGGGTTGTGAGAGGAGGTTTTCTGTGCTCTCTCCCCGCAGACGGTGCGGGAGGAGGAGCGGGAGATTTAccggcagctgctgcagatggtgACCGGGAAGAGATTCTCCAGCTGCAAACCCTCCCCGCTGCTCCCCTTCCACCCGTGAGTCGGGagcatcccaaaaaatccctgaaaaccTGCCCCAGTTCCCAAAGAACCTCAAAATCCCTGCTCggatcccaaaaaaccctctcCAAATCCCTGAAAGTCACCAGAGACCctgccaaaatcccaaagaaaccTGCCCAAATCCCAACCCTTCCCAAAAACTCTTTCctaaccccccaaaaaaaaaacctaaaccctCTCCCCAAATCTCAAATTTCCAGtcttttcccaggaatttcccTAACGgggtgttttgattttttttttttttttttgcagctccCGCTGTCCCCGTTCcggctcctccctgccccaggaggcTCCCAGGGAAGATCCCGAGGCACTGGAAATTCACAAAATTCCAGCTCCCGTTCCACattccccagagccaccccagaattcccaaaatccccccctgGGCCCCTGTCCGGGGTTTCCTGGGGGGTTCCAGCCCCGGAATTCCACGGCCCTACAGCAGCGGGAGGAGGAGCCGGGAGCCGAGGCACAGAGTGAAGGTAAAGATTCCTGAGAATTCTGGGAaagtaaccccaaaaacccccccaaaataccaaaatctCAAATAAAACAAGACCACaaataaaaccccccaaaaaatctgaaattaacaaaaaaaaatcccaaaaaactccccaatAAAGTCCCAAAGAAAATACCCCCgaaaatcccctaaatcccaaacaaaatgaaaccaaatcccaaataaccccaaaccctgggagAGGGATTTAAATTCTGTGGCCaatctgggatttttgttcAGGATTGGGAAATATTTGGGGTAGGAATCAAGGGGGACAGaaatccaggaatttttcccatttttagggtCAGATTCCGTCATTTTGCTCAAGGTCAAGGATTCCAGAACTCCAGCTCCAAGGTAAGGGGTACAAaatggggggattttggggatttttagggacacagggaggtgacaatgAAGAGGGACAGGGTGAGAATTTGGGAAATGAGGGAATTCTGGGGAAATTCCGGTATTTTTGGTCACTTCCAAccctcctttctctctctttccagcCTCCCCTTTTTCCAGGCCGAGCTATGGATCAAAGAGCTGTGAGTTAATATTCCCTGCTGtcttttcctgggatttttgcggtggaaaaaccaaaatcctgattttttgaATCAATTTGTCcatgaaaattttgttttttctaggACCAGTGTCTATGATTCCCGAGCCAGAGAGAGGTGGAGGCAAATAGAGGAGCAGAAAGCtctggccctgcagctccagagccaggtGAGAATTACACGGAAAAACACCCTGCACTGGGACAACTGGGGAAAAAgttggaaaacaggaaaaatcaactttttttaGGCCTTTGTTCTTCCCAGTCCTGGGataaacagcaaggaaaagagggaatatTGTCCCACATTGGAAACGACAGGAAATTTTGTCACTGGGAGGGTGGTCAGGGCTTGGAAAAGGAGTCAGAgtccagggaaatggggaaaaatgcagatgtggcacttgaggacagGGGTGGGTGGCTCTGTATGGGTTTAATTCCATGATCCCAGAGGTTTTCCCCAATTTTACTGATCCCAACCCCTCCTTTCCCCGCTCTGTCCCTCCTACAGCGCCTCTCGGAGCAGGAGGAAATGCAGATGTGGCGCTTGGGGACAGGCCTGGGTGGCTCTGTAAAGGTTTAATTCCATAATCCTGGAGGTTTATCCCGGTTTTATCAACCCCAACCCCTCGTTTCCCCGCTCTGTCCCCCCGCAgcggctgcaggagcaggagcgcCCCGTGCAGGACCTGGTGGATCTGCACCTGCGTGTGCCCCTGGAGAAGGAGATCCCGGTGGCCGTGGGGCCCGAGGGGCCGGaccgcgcccgccccggccaGGGCGACGACGACTTCCCGGAGATCACCGAGGTGGGGCTGCGGGCAggcagggggctctgggcacaggcGTGGGGCCCTGAGCCCTCCTCATGCTGAATTCATGGCTCAAGAATCAGTTTGGTGTTGAAcccctggggatttggggcagaaaaagcaggaattctgcCTCATCTGAGGTAGATCAGCTCAGGGAATTCACtccagggaattcctgggattcagggatttggggtcagttcAGCAGGAATTCTGCCTCATCTGATGTAGATCAGCTCAGGGAATTCACtccagggaattcctgggatttagggatttggggtcagttcAGCAGGAATTCTGCCTCATCTGATGTAGATCAGCTCAGGGAATTCACtccagggaattcctgggattcagggatttggggtcagttcAGCAGGAATTCTGCCTCATCTGATGTAGATCAGCTCAGGGAATTCATCTgccagggaattcctgggatttagggatttggggtcagttcAGCAGGAATTCTGCCTCATCTGATGTAGATCAGCTCAGGGAATTCACTCCAGGGAATTCActccagggatttggggtcagttcAGCAGGAATTCTGCCTCATCTGATGTAGATCAGCTCGGGGAATTCACtccagggaattcctgggatttggggtcagttcAGCAGGAATTCTGCCTCATCTGATGTAGATCAGCTCAGGGAATTCAGTTCAGGGAACTCCTGGGGtttgggcacagggatggagcccTGCGCCCTCATCCTGGTGAATTTATGGCTTAAGGGACAATTGGGCATTAAACCCTTGGGCATTTGGGgtcaggaaaagcaggaattccacCTGACCTTTCCCCaggaaatggagaaggaaaTCAAGAGCCTTTTCCGAGGAGGGAACCAGGACGAGGTGCTGAGCGAGGCTTTCCGCCTGACCATCACCAGGAAGGACATCCAGACCCTCAACAACCTCAACTGGCTCAACGACGAGGTGAGAGCCCagcaattcccatttcccacgCGTTTCCAGCAGCTTGGGAGGGGAAAGTGGTTGGGTTGGGTGTTGGGAGGGGGTTTGTGGGTTGGATTCCGCCCTGGACTGATAAATCTGTGGGGGAAGCTCcgcaaaataaaaataattgaatttatgTGGGGAATTAATGATACTGGGAGGATGGGATTGGTGTGAACAGGGGAAAACAATAAGTAAATCTTAAATACAGACCTAAATAAAGGCAAATTCCTAAAAATCCTTGAGTTTTCTCTGGAATGTTTTACTGCAATGGAGCTACTGCAAACCCCCATGGGTTTTTTGAAGGTTTTTATGCAAATCCTCCTTTTTGGGGCTTTATTCCCTAACTTTACACAGGGCCACAAATCCAAACaccataataaaataaataaaaatctactaaaaaaaaatcaaaaaccctgtctgt of Camarhynchus parvulus chromosome 29, STF_HiC, whole genome shotgun sequence contains these proteins:
- the PFKM gene encoding ATP-dependent 6-phosphofructokinase, muscle type isoform X2, with the protein product MDWNRLGRGRKMPPSPAGPQHTETMGAGKAIAVLTSGGDAQGMNAAVRAVVRVGIYTGAKVFFVCEGYQGLVDGGDHIREATWESVSMMLQLGGTVIGSARCQDFRTREGRLRAARNLVKRGITNLCVIGGDGSLTGADTFRAEWGGLLAELLKTGGITAEEAQRSSHLNIVGMVGSIDNDFCGTDMTIGTDSALHRIMEIVDAITTTAQSHQRTFVLEVMGRHCGYLALITALACGADWVFIPESPPEDNWEEHLCRRLAETRDGGSRLNIIIVAEGAIDKHGKAITSDEIKALVVKRLGYDTRVTILGHVQRGGTPSAFDRILASRMGVEAVMALLEGTPETPACVVSLSGNQAVRLPLMECVQVTKDVTTAMNEGRFEDAVKLRGRSFQNNWNVYKLLAHIRPPATKSGYTVAVMNVGAPAAGMNAAVRATVRIGLIHGHHMLAVHDGFEGLAFGMVEEIGWNTVGSWTGLGGSKLGTKRTLPKKHFEEISANISKFGIHGLIIIGGFEAFTGGLELVEGRARFEELCIPLCIVPATVSNNVPGSDFSIGADTALNTITTTCDLIKQSAAGTKRRVFIIETMGGFCGYLATMAGLAAGADAAYIFEEPFSSRDLQANVDHLTEKMKTTVKRGLVLRNERCNENYTTDFIYNLYCEEGKGIFDCRKNVLGHMQQGGSPTPFDRNFGTKMGAKAVAWITGKIKECSRHGRIFANTADSACLLGMRKRSLVFQPIAELRQQTDFEHRIPKEQWWLKLRPILKILAKYNIELDTSETAHLEHLTRKVLVPEATL
- the PFKM gene encoding ATP-dependent 6-phosphofructokinase, muscle type isoform X1 yields the protein MVAVPVAPALSRFVAPAALSVAALLLLLLLSFLPPGPGRRRSAGRKMPPSPAGPQHTETMGAGKAIAVLTSGGDAQGMNAAVRAVVRVGIYTGAKVFFVCEGYQGLVDGGDHIREATWESVSMMLQLGGTVIGSARCQDFRTREGRLRAARNLVKRGITNLCVIGGDGSLTGADTFRAEWGGLLAELLKTGGITAEEAQRSSHLNIVGMVGSIDNDFCGTDMTIGTDSALHRIMEIVDAITTTAQSHQRTFVLEVMGRHCGYLALITALACGADWVFIPESPPEDNWEEHLCRRLAETRDGGSRLNIIIVAEGAIDKHGKAITSDEIKALVVKRLGYDTRVTILGHVQRGGTPSAFDRILASRMGVEAVMALLEGTPETPACVVSLSGNQAVRLPLMECVQVTKDVTTAMNEGRFEDAVKLRGRSFQNNWNVYKLLAHIRPPATKSGYTVAVMNVGAPAAGMNAAVRATVRIGLIHGHHMLAVHDGFEGLAFGMVEEIGWNTVGSWTGLGGSKLGTKRTLPKKHFEEISANISKFGIHGLIIIGGFEAFTGGLELVEGRARFEELCIPLCIVPATVSNNVPGSDFSIGADTALNTITTTCDLIKQSAAGTKRRVFIIETMGGFCGYLATMAGLAAGADAAYIFEEPFSSRDLQANVDHLTEKMKTTVKRGLVLRNERCNENYTTDFIYNLYCEEGKGIFDCRKNVLGHMQQGGSPTPFDRNFGTKMGAKAVAWITGKIKECSRHGRIFANTADSACLLGMRKRSLVFQPIAELRQQTDFEHRIPKEQWWLKLRPILKILAKYNIELDTSETAHLEHLTRKVLVPEATL